The proteins below are encoded in one region of Tomitella fengzijianii:
- a CDS encoding AAA family ATPase encodes MTDPRSPTELAEALDATGYLAGEGLSVAAFLALRLQRPLFCEGEPGTGKTSLATALAEALGLPIIRLQCHEGIDAAQALYDWDFPRQLLHLRTLEAAGDLDPDAAERSLYTRRFLLARPLLQALTDAPCVLLIDEVDRADDEFEAFLLQVLDENTVSIPEYGEVRAATPPLAVLTSNRTRDVHDALKRRCLYHWLDHPDLPQEVAILRRRIPGIDEALASQVAAAVQALRRMELLKPPGVAESLDWARALSALGRDALDAQSAADTLGAVLKYREDLDRVARQGLDSILAR; translated from the coding sequence GTGACCGACCCTCGCTCGCCCACGGAGCTCGCGGAAGCCCTCGATGCCACCGGCTACCTCGCCGGCGAAGGCCTGTCGGTGGCGGCGTTCCTGGCGCTGCGGCTCCAGCGTCCGCTGTTCTGCGAAGGCGAGCCCGGCACCGGGAAGACGTCGCTGGCCACCGCGCTGGCCGAGGCGTTGGGTCTGCCGATCATCCGGCTGCAGTGCCACGAGGGCATCGACGCCGCCCAGGCCCTCTACGACTGGGACTTCCCGCGGCAGCTGCTGCATCTGCGGACGCTGGAGGCGGCGGGCGACCTGGACCCCGACGCGGCCGAACGTTCGCTCTACACCCGGCGTTTCCTGCTTGCCCGGCCGCTGCTGCAGGCGCTGACGGATGCGCCGTGCGTCCTGCTGATCGACGAGGTGGACCGCGCCGACGACGAGTTCGAGGCGTTCCTGCTGCAGGTGCTCGACGAGAACACCGTCTCGATCCCCGAGTACGGCGAGGTGCGCGCGGCCACTCCGCCGTTGGCGGTGCTCACCTCCAACCGCACCCGCGACGTGCACGACGCCCTCAAGCGCCGGTGCCTGTACCACTGGCTGGACCACCCGGACCTGCCCCAGGAGGTGGCGATCTTGCGGCGGCGCATACCCGGCATCGACGAGGCGCTCGCCTCCCAGGTGGCCGCCGCGGTGCAGGCGCTGCGGCGGATGGAGCTGCTCAAGCCGCCCGGCGTCGCCGAATCGCTCGACTGGGCGCGCGCACTGTCCGCCCTGGGCCGGGACGCGCTCGACGCGCAGTCCGCCGCGGATACGCTCGGCGCGGTGCTCAAATACCGCGAGGACCTCGACAGGGTGGCCCGTCAGGGACTCGACTCCATCCTCGCCCGCTGA